CCAAGGACACCGGGTGAATAAAGCTCTGTAAAACCCCCACACTTGCTGCGGCTGAGCCAAATCCCCAACCGAGATCAGCAAGGGTGGTCGTTCCCAACATGGCCCCAAATAGCAGTCCCACCACAATTCCGCTGATAAAACTGCTGGCCAAACTAACGGCGAAGCCCACCACCATTCCCCCGGCTAAGCTGCCAGCGCCACTCGCAGCCATGCCCACTGCCATTCCAAAGGCGATATCAGCACCAGAAACACCGAATCCCCATAGTCCCAAACCAACAGCACCCCCAACCAGTAGAGGCAGAATCACATACCCTTGAACCAACAGCCGCTTGAGCACTAAAGGTTGGGGTAGTCTCCAGTCAATCTCGGCTAGACAGAAATCAGGGCGCAGATTGATGGGGCGCAGGTGATGTTTCCAGGCCGATGGATGGAAAAAGAACCAACAGAGTAGATGCAAACTGCCCAAAACTAAATTGGGATGGAGGGGCGGAGCATGGGTATAGCCCTGTAAGCGCGACACCGTTATGTCTGATCCAACAAATATCGATAGGGTTCAATCTGTTTCAACCCTTCGGCTTGCCATGCTGTCCCGGTTTCGTCATTTTCTAAGGCAAACAACCGTTCAGAACATAAAATTTGAGCCAGGAACGGCCAGCCCCCGCTCTGCTGGCAAATCCAAGCTTGATCCGCGTCCGTAAAGGGAATCGGTGAACTCGCCATTAGCTCTAAGGTATCTTGCTGCTGCCAAGGGGCTAATGTCGTGGAATAGCCAAAGATATTGAAAAAGGGCGAGCTGAAGCCACCGTTTTGGGCCAGTTCCATAGGAGTTTCTGGGGCAGAGATCACAAAGGCCAGATTACCTGCCGTTTGATTCGTGGCTAACGATCGGAGGCTTTCCCAAAAGGCATCGTCTAGCTCAGGACACCGCTGCAAACCCACCCCAATCTCGTCTAGCAGGATGACGGTGGGCTGATGGACGGCACCACTGACCCGATCCATAAAGCCATCTAAATCCAGGGCATCAGGAACCGGCAGTCTGAGGGCCGATAGTAAATGGCCCAGTAGTTTATCCTGACTGGACATGCGGGCATCTTGAAAATCGACAAAAATCCAGTTATAGAGTTCTGGACGTGGCAACCAATTCTGCTTTTGGTGGGGTCGCAGTTGATCTGCTGCAGTCGTGGTGATGGTCGCCAGGTAGCGGAGAAAAGAGGTTTTGCCCGACCGTCGTGGAGCCATAATCGCCATATTCTGCAATGGATGGTGTTTGAGCAAAGCGAAGCAGCGTTTGAGCTGTCTTTCTCGACCAAAGAAATGACGGGGATGATGAATGGGTGCCCCGGTGATAAACGGTGACGCTTCCAGAGCAACGGATGGAGCATCCAGTGCCGATGGGGACTCTGTGTAGGCAATCGCTTGCCAATCCAACCCCAATTGATCACAGATTTCGCGGAAGTTCTCGTAGTCAATGGGTTTCCCTCCCAGAAAATTCTTGACGGTTGAGAGGGATGGGCCAATATCGGCGGCGAAGGTCTTTTGACTGGGATACCCGTTCCGTTGCAAAGCCAGTTTCACTTTCGGCAAGTTGTCGATGGTGACGCGCAGGGATCGTGCCATTGTTTCGTGCAGAGGCTTTGCTCAAATTGTATCGTCCATCCATTGGCTCAAACTCAGCCCTAAGTCACCCCTAAGTCCCCTCTCGTCCAACCGTAATCTCAACCTGGGTCCGGTTTAGATAAAGAAGATAAGCATTTGGTGCCGCCCGATGAACACTGCCCATGATATCGCCAGAATTCAAGCTTGCGATCGCAACGTTGATCCTTGCTTAGGTCAAGTCCGTTGGTCTCCCCAAAAATCAGCTTGGATCAGCAGCATGTATTTAGCAGCGCTAATCGGTGGACCCTTGACCTTCTCAGGGGATGCATTTCTATTGTTTGCCGTCACCAGCGTGATCACCCTCTGTGCGGGGCATTCCGTGGGTATGCATCGTCGCTTAATTCATAACAGTTTTGACTGCCCCCAATGGCTAGAACAGGCCATGGTCTACTGCGGCACCTTGATGGGCTTCGCAGGACCATTTTCGATTATCCGTATGCATGAGTTGCGGGACTGGGCGCAACGACAACCCCACTGTCATGATTATTTTGCCAGCCGCCAGAACCTCTGCAAAGACTGGTTTTGGCTGTTGCATTGCGATCTATATCTGCGGTATCCACCAGCCATCCACTATGAAAGACGGGTTGCAACCAACGCCTTCTACAAATGGTTAGAAAAAACTCGATTTTTACAGCAGATGCCTTGGGGAATGGTGTTTTACGTGATTGGGGGCTGGCCTTGGGTAGTCTGGGGAATCTGCGTCCGCGTAAGTGTTTGTATCACGGGGCACTGGCTTGTGGGCTACTTTGCCCATCGGTGGGGCCATCGTGATTGGCATATTGATGGCGCAGGGGTCCAAGGCTATAACGTCCCAGGTTTGGGACTGCTCACCATGGGGGAATGTTGGCACAATAATCACCATGCTTTTCCCAATTCAGCCCGGTTGGGGCATGGTCCTCATCAAGCAGATCCAGGTTGGTGGCTGATTCGTTGTTTACAAATGTTGGGTTTGGCCTGGAATATTCAACGACCCCAGGATGTTGAAATCAATCCAAGGCTGAAAACCCTGGAACTCAGCAGAAATAAGTGACTACTTGCATAAACAGGTAGAGACAAAATGTTGAATTAAGGTGTAAGCCTGAACCGCAACTCCGTTTGTGTACTTGATTAGCCCCAAATACGTTTGCGAAGATCGTCAATCGCATCGTGCCAAACATCGTTTCGACCTCCGTCATCCCAAAGTTCCGGCAGTTCGGAACCGGGTCCAAGAATTCTCTCGATTGCCGAATCGGCTGCCGCCTTGAGATCATGAGGAACGGCTGTCAAATTCGCCTCTACCCATTTATCAAGCTCTTCACTATATACATCACGCAATCCCCATTTTCCTTGTAGACGGGCGAGCACTTCACAGGCTGCAAGACAATTACATGCTTCGTCGCTATCGAGATAGGCATCGGTATTAAGAACGGCTGTGATGGCAGACTTAACCATGGGTAATCCAGGATTATCAAGGAATGATCCAGCCCAATCACATGCACTATCATTTCCAAACGTATTTTCGGCCCATGCTCCCATAATGTCATCTTCTCCAAAATCAACTCAATACAGAGGCTGAGGGGTCGTATTCAGAGGCGCGAGCATTAACTCAAAAGCGTCGACCAATAGAGTATTTTGAGCATTCCTTCACATAATCTAGATGATTTAGTCAGCTAATTTACCCGTTTCATGAGTTATCATTCATTGCTGATTTCTCAGCTTCCCTATAAAACAATATAAACATCGGATCCTCAGGGGCGTAAGCACAGAATCGGGGATGTATGGCTCAAAGAAAAACGGGTCAAGGACAATAGATCCTGTACCCGAATCAAAAACTTGTCATGAGCCTAACATCGCAATTGCCAACCGTACTAGAGCATCACGAATTTCTAGAACAGGTCGAAGCACTCAAGAAGCACCCAGCCTGAGTCAGATGGTTTATATCGTTCTGCAAATGGGTTTGTTTTGGCTCGCTGGCTTCTGGAGGATGAACTCTCACGGCGAGCAAAACAGTATTGGAATGGCCGAGGTGTCCCACTTGCGGAACCCGCTTGCACTCGAAGGGATGGGAATCTCGTCAGATGCAGACACTGGTGGGAAATATTGCCTGAAAGCGACGGGTGGGTCGTTGTCCCCACAGGTGTCCAGGTAGTCTATCCGCTCCTTTGGATCAATCCATTGGGATTACCTCCTATCAGCACAGCAGTGAAGAATTGGTTCGTCTAGGCTGCTTGTTAAGTCTATTTATGCCCTATGAACTGGCCAGTTGGATGCTGAGTCAGTGGAGTGGTTTATCCGTCAGCTCATCAAGCTTGTGGAGTTGGGTGCAAGTCATGGGCAACAAAGCTTATCAGGAGCTAGAGACTCAACTCAAAGCTCAAGCCTCAGGTGACCAGACTCCTTGTGAAGCGATTTCAGAGGTGTTGTCTGCTCTACCTTTGGCCATTGCTGCTGACGGTGTGATGGTGCCCTTTCGCCCCACCCCGAAACCCCCAAGGGAAAATCCAGTGGCGAGAAGTCAAAGTTGCTATCTTAGCCCGCCTAGGAACACGGGGCACCCGAGCACAAAAGCGTGTCCCCCAACTACTACGTCGAAGACTGGTGGCAGTATTGGGCGATATCGACCAGTTCATCCCTTACTGCACCTCGAAGCCCGCAAACAAGACTTTGAATCGGCCCCAAGCGTCATCTGGTTGAGTGATGGGGGGCGAGGCTTCTGGCGAGTCTACCGCACCTTGTTCTCTCACTGTGCTGTGGCAGTTCTCGATTTCTTTCATGCAGCAGGCCATCTTGCACGAGCAACAAAAGCGATGTTTGGGGATGCTCGCTCTGCTCAAGCCCAAGCCTGGTTTCGGCGCTGGCGACACCAATTGCGACATGGGCAACACCTATTAGTATTGCGGTCCTTGACGATGTTGATTCACTCACAATTGTTTACGGGCAAATCTTTTACGACGTTGCTCCAGGTACAGGCTTATTTCCAGCGCCATCTGCGACACATCCAATATCGCCACTTTGAACAACTACAGATACCGCTGGGGTCAGGAATGGTCGAAAGTGCTTGTAAGTGGCTGATTCAACAGCGCTTTAAGGGGGTTGGTATGCGCTGGAGTGAGGATGGTTTCAATCATCTACTCATGCTGCGGCTTGCCTGGGTCAATCAACGGTTTGACTCCCTATTCCCAGGGGTAACCATTCCGAAGTCTAAGGCATCCCCGATCCATTAGCTACGCCCGATCCTCAGGATCAAAAAAATAACGAATTATTCTCTCTGCAGCCTCATCCTCGGTAGAGAAGCATTCACGAAAATCATAAGGTCCTGGACCAGGAACACATTCCCTAACTTCAATATTCCAACAACCACCTACATACCAAAAGAATATAGATGGGGAATTAGATTTGACCTCTTCTCCACTAGCATCAGTAAAAAATGACTCTGAAGACTCATGACCATTTCCAACAATCTCTGCAGACTTGGACACTACACAGCCTGAGGGATAGGCAACATGAGTTTCGGGAAACAAAGGTTTTTCACCTATGAATAAACTATGCCCACAGAGTTTCTCAATAGTTTTGTGCTGCAGCATGAAGATTTAATCCATGAGAAATAAATAGCGTTGATCGATAGACAATTACACCAGTGGTTTTTGCCAAGACAAAATCATGTAACGCAACAGCCCCAACCGACTCGTTCCTTCGAGAAGTAGGGTTTGTACAAGTTTAGGTAACAGACTCAATACCTGTAATTGGTGAACAAGATACGTCTTGCTGAAGTCTCTAGCAACTTCCCGCCCAACCTCCTAAACCTTGTTATGACTCTTCATTGCTAAAGTCGATGAATGCATCATTATCAACATAAAATTCGAAGGCTCGAAATAGCTCATCTTCATTTGCATTGGGCAATTGTTGTTTGGCGTTACACACAATTCCTTGAACATCAGAAAACTGAAGTACGTAGCGAAGATCGTTCACCACAGCGAATTTAGGCTCTTCATCAATGTCTTCACGATCCTGATTGCGGATAAGTACCGCACAAACACTAGAAAGCTGCCAATCACCATTTTTAGGTAGATATAAGGCAGCTTTCCAAGGAAATGCTTCAGAATTACAAAGTACATCTCGTAATTGGTGCAAACGTTCTTGCAAATCCAATATCTTCAGGTGCAATTGAACGACTAACGTACCATAGTTAATGATCAGCTCGTTAGGCCACTCATGAAGGCTATCTATTCAGTTGCGGTAGCCTCATCAATAACTGCTTGAGGATGCACAACCATAATATCTGGGATACCCAAGAAATCCCTAGAATTCAGCGTTAGGATACGGTTGATATTTGAAGCCATCATCACAGCAGCGATACGAGCATCATGAGTTCGTTTACCTTTGATTTGGTTGTCAGTGACCAACTTTAACCACTCAGGAAAAATCTGAGCTGTTTCCTTTGCCATTGGGAAGCGATCCAATAGTTGAATCATGACATTTTGTGTTTGCTCAATTGACCATCCCAATCCATTGACATCCACTGGTCGTGTCGCAACAACCCATAACTCGATCAAGACTTGGGCTGTGAGATAGCACTCATCTCCCTGTGCTAGCAAAGTCGCCACAGCTTCCGTTGCCAAGTTGTGCAGAGTATCAGATGGATTGCTAAACCTGAGAACAATATTGGTGTCCAGCAGATATTGAGCCACTACTCGTAAATACTGCCCCGATCAAACGCATCATCATCTAAAGTGACTGCTGTATTGGGGAGGTGTGTAACCCACTGACGGAAGTCTTGAGAACGTTCCGTCGGAGTTGCATGTTGCCAAAACGGTAAGGACTCAGCCATTGGCGGAGCCTGCGCTTTGACGGCATTGACACAATCAGAAATTGCCTGCAATTGGCTTTCACTAAGCTGATCAATGTCTTTTTTGAGGGTTTCTCGCAGCATAATCTGAATCTGAACGCTCCGACTGAACTTTAGGTTAGCTGATCTGTGCTGTCCTCTGCCAATAAGAAACGATGTCTTGCTTCAAGTGCCACTCTGGAAAACTACAGGTTACTCAACTATCCATCCTTAATGCAGGGTTAGGGAAGCAAAAAGGAAGTTTCTTGGAGCGAGAAACAAGCAGTCCTTTTCGATTACAACAGCGGCTTTTGCCATGACAAAATCATATAGCGCAGTAGGCCTAAACGACTGGTTCCTTCGAGCAGTAGCGTTTGTGCGATCGCAGGTAACAAATCCGGTGAAATCTCAATAGCCAGGGGCAGTCGCTGAAAAAATCCATAGGTAGGCAGCGTATTTTGAGTCACATCCCTAGACTGCATTGCCCCAAAGCCAACCTGCTCAGACAGCACCCGATATTTTTGGAGGGTGTAAGTAATATCAAACGCCCCATAGAAACTAGGAAAGACAGAATTTGACTGCCAGAAAAAAGCAGGCCATCCTTCCATTTCAAACGGCGCAAAATCAGAAATTGCCAACCACCCCCCCGGTTTAAGCACCCGCAACGCTTCCTGCAAAAATTGCTTGCGATCTTGAAAGTGAAAAATACATTCAACCGCTAACACCGCATCCACCGATTGATCCGCAAAGGGCAGCGAACAAGCATTCCCTTGGTGAAATTCAATGGTGTTTTCTGGCCGAGCAGTCACCATCTGTCGGGCATAGGCTAACTGACGTTCATCCAGATTCAGTCCCAACAAATTTACGTTCGTAAAACGCTCATTCAAGCTAGCTAAGGTTCCCCCTACGCCACACCCCACATCCAAAATAGTTTGATGGTCTTGAACCTGAGCCGCAGAATAAATTTCAACACTCATTTGCTCGGCTGCGGCCCCATAATCCTTGGCTGTATAGGTAGCTTGATCTGGATTGGCCCAATAGCCCCAATGCACATGGCGACCAAAAGCTTGTTCAAAAATAGCGTCGCCCTGATCGAGTTGTTTCAGAATCAGATCGAAATAGGGAAGCGTCAGTGCTGAATGTGCCATGGGTGCAATTCATTGTAGAGAGTAGGATTTCGGCGGATGATAAAAGCTGCCTTTGGTGATAGTTAAACCTCAATCACCAGATCGGGGATAAAACGCTCATTGGGTTCATCTGGGTAACCCCTGGGATTACAAATCACCCGTGTGCTGCCAATAGCGTAGTCATATTCTGAATGGACATGGCCATGAACCCATAATGCTGCATGGGAGTTGGCAACAAACGGATCCAGATGCGATGCGTAGGCCGCACTCAACATATCCTCTTGGTAGAGGTGGGGAATGGAACGTTTGCTGGGGGCATGGTGCGTCACAATCACCACCTTGCGCTGCATCGCCTTGAGCTGCTTCACCTCCTCAGACAACCAGCTCAAGGATTTTTGATGAATGATCGCCGTATCAACGGATCGCAGCTTGCGATAGTCTGGGCTCACACGGATTTTACGGTAGTCCGTCATGGTCTGAGTTGCCTCGTAGCCTGCAATTTGGGGCTCACCAAACAATTTAAAGTTCGTCCATAAAGTACACCCCAAAAATGTCACCTCATTAATGACTAAGCGATCATTTTCCAAAAGGTGGATATTTGTATCTGCGACCAACTGCTTGAG
The genomic region above belongs to Acaryochloris sp. CCMEE 5410 and contains:
- a CDS encoding ATP-binding protein gives rise to the protein MARSLRVTIDNLPKVKLALQRNGYPSQKTFAADIGPSLSTVKNFLGGKPIDYENFREICDQLGLDWQAIAYTESPSALDAPSVALEASPFITGAPIHHPRHFFGRERQLKRCFALLKHHPLQNMAIMAPRRSGKTSFLRYLATITTTAADQLRPHQKQNWLPRPELYNWIFVDFQDARMSSQDKLLGHLLSALRLPVPDALDLDGFMDRVSGAVHQPTVILLDEIGVGLQRCPELDDAFWESLRSLATNQTAGNLAFVISAPETPMELAQNGGFSSPFFNIFGYSTTLAPWQQQDTLELMASSPIPFTDADQAWICQQSGGWPFLAQILCSERLFALENDETGTAWQAEGLKQIEPYRYLLDQT
- a CDS encoding acyl-CoA desaturase, whose translation is MNTAHDIARIQACDRNVDPCLGQVRWSPQKSAWISSMYLAALIGGPLTFSGDAFLLFAVTSVITLCAGHSVGMHRRLIHNSFDCPQWLEQAMVYCGTLMGFAGPFSIIRMHELRDWAQRQPHCHDYFASRQNLCKDWFWLLHCDLYLRYPPAIHYERRVATNAFYKWLEKTRFLQQMPWGMVFYVIGGWPWVVWGICVRVSVCITGHWLVGYFAHRWGHRDWHIDGAGVQGYNVPGLGLLTMGECWHNNHHAFPNSARLGHGPHQADPGWWLIRCLQMLGLAWNIQRPQDVEINPRLKTLELSRNK
- a CDS encoding DUF4259 domain-containing protein, which produces MGAWAENTFGNDSACDWAGSFLDNPGLPMVKSAITAVLNTDAYLDSDEACNCLAACEVLARLQGKWGLRDVYSEELDKWVEANLTAVPHDLKAAADSAIERILGPGSELPELWDDGGRNDVWHDAIDDLRKRIWG
- a CDS encoding PIN domain-containing protein, encoding MAQYLLDTNIVLRFSNPSDTLHNLATEAVATLLAQGDECYLTAQVLIELWVVATRPVDVNGLGWSIEQTQNVMIQLLDRFPMAKETAQIFPEWLKLVTDNQIKGKRTHDARIAAVMMASNINRILTLNSRDFLGIPDIMVVHPQAVIDEATATE
- a CDS encoding class I SAM-dependent methyltransferase, with product MAHSALTLPYFDLILKQLDQGDAIFEQAFGRHVHWGYWANPDQATYTAKDYGAAAEQMSVEIYSAAQVQDHQTILDVGCGVGGTLASLNERFTNVNLLGLNLDERQLAYARQMVTARPENTIEFHQGNACSLPFADQSVDAVLAVECIFHFQDRKQFLQEALRVLKPGGWLAISDFAPFEMEGWPAFFWQSNSVFPSFYGAFDITYTLQKYRVLSEQVGFGAMQSRDVTQNTLPTYGFFQRLPLAIEISPDLLPAIAQTLLLEGTSRLGLLRYMILSWQKPLL
- a CDS encoding metallophosphoesterase yields the protein MKAHILSDLHIEFEDFAPLPTDADVVILAGDIHVGKKSIEWIKTRFPDQPVIYVLGNHEYYGRAFPKHIHDLKQLVADTNIHLLENDRLVINEVTFLGCTLWTNFKLFGEPQIAGYEATQTMTDYRKIRVSPDYRKLRSVDTAIIHQKSLSWLSEEVKQLKAMQRKVVIVTHHAPSKRSIPHLYQEDMLSAAYASHLDPFVANSHAALWVHGHVHSEYDYAIGSTRVICNPRGYPDEPNERFIPDLVIEV